Sequence from the Planctomycetota bacterium genome:
CGGCTTGCTCCAGGAAATTCATCCGGACCAGGGGATACTCCGGCGTGAGGTCGCGGCGGTGCCAGCTTTTGACGTACTGGTCGAGCATCCACCAGTCCATGGGCTCCTCGGGGGCGTTCATGGCGCGGTACGGATGGAAGCAGACGACGTCGAAGGCGTCGGGGGGAACCTGCCGGAGGATCCGTTCGGCCCAGAGGACGTCGCAGAAAGCCATGTTGAGGCCGAGGACGCGGGCTTCGGGGCGGACTTCCTTGATGGCGCGTCCGGCGGCGGTCAGAAGCCGGGCGTACTCCTCGGGGGTGCCTTTCCAGTATCCGCCGTTGGGTTCGTTCCAGATCTGCCAGTGATCGACGCGGCCGGCGTAGCGGCGCGCGGCGGCGCGGGCGAAGGCGGCGTAGGCGGCGGCGCCCTCGGGAGTCCGCGGATCGTGGAATTCCGGATGGCCGGTGAGGTTTCCGACCAGAAGGATCCCGTGGCGGCGGAAGAGGTCGACGAGCCGGTCGTAGGGTTCGAAGTCGTAGGTTCCGGGGTTCCGTTCGATGGCCTTCCAGGGGAAATCCTGGCGACCCCATTTGATCCCGGCCTCCTGCATCGCGCGGAGGCGGGCTTCGAGGTCCGGCGTCTCCGGGCGCACGGCGGTGTTGACGCCGAACGGGGAGTCCGGAAGGAGATCCCCGGGCCGCGCCGGAGCCGTAAGCTCCACGCGAAACGAGGTGCGCGCCGGTTCGGGCGTGGAGGGATCCTGAAGGACCCCGACCGTCGCCGCCGCGCCGAGAAGCAAGACGTTCATGGCGGACCCCCGACCGCGCCCGCGCGCGGCTCTTCCGGTTACACGATTGCCGCACCCCGCCGGATTGGGCGGGGAAAACGGCCCAGAAACGTGTTTTTCCCGAACGCCGGTTCGGATGTGAACCGCGTATAATTAGAACATGATGCTTCCAGCCCATTCTCGGTCTCGGATGAATTCCGCCGTGAGGTGTCTCGTCACGGCTCTCCTCTTCAGCGTCATCTGCTCCGGGGACCGATCCTCCGCGGCGGCGCAGGAACTGCCTCGGAACGTCCTGGACCGTCTTAAGGCCTCGACGGTCTTCGTCGTCACGGAAACCGGAACAGGCACGGGATTTGTTGTCGCCCGTTCTGGAGGAGCGGCCCACTTGATCACGTGCTGGCACGTGATCGCCGACGCGACCCGTGTCCAGGTGGTCTTCAACAGCGGACGTCCCGGGGAGGTCACCCTGCCGGCCGAGGTTCTGGGAGGCTCCGCCGAGATGGACTTGGCGGGTCTCCGCGTGGTCAATCCGCCCGCCGGGGCCGAACCGCTCGTTCTGGCCCAGAAAACGGAGGTGCGCGAGACGGAAACGGTGTTCGCGGCCGGCTTCCCCTTCGGCGAACGGCTGGCTCTGGACTCGAAGAATCCGGAAATCGCGGTAACGAAAGCGAGCGTCGCGAGCCTGCGCACCGATAATGCGGGAAATCTCGTGGCCGTCCAGTTCGCCGGAGAGCTTCATCCGGGAAACAGCGGAGGACCCGTCGTGGATTCCGCGGGCCGGGTGATCGGGGTGGCTCAGAGCAAGATTCTGGGGACGGGAACGGCCTTCGCGGTCCCGACCGAGCAGCTTCGCATCTTTCTGCGCGGAGGACTTAAATCGCTGATCTTCCGGCAGGAGCCCGTATCGCCGACGGAAACCCGGCTTCATCTGACCGCTTCCCTCATCAATCTCCAAGGCTCCATCCAGGCGGTCGGCGTCCTCTGGATCCCGAGCAGCCGTGTTTCCAATATCGTTCCGCCCGCCGGCGCGCGTCTGGCGCCCGGGATGACCGACGTCCCCCTCAAGCTTGAGGGCGCCCGAGCGGAGGGAAGTTTCGTCCTCCGACGTCTTCCTTCCGAGCCGGACGCGCTGGAACTCGTACTGCAGCCGTATCTCCGCTGGTCCGACGGATCGCTTCAGTATCTGCTGCCCACGCGCGGCAAAGTTATATTCGAGTCTCCCGTAGCTCCTCCTCCCGCCGAGGACG
This genomic interval carries:
- a CDS encoding beta-galactosidase, with the translated sequence MNVLLLGAAATVGVLQDPSTPEPARTSFRVELTAPARPGDLLPDSPFGVNTAVRPETPDLEARLRAMQEAGIKWGRQDFPWKAIERNPGTYDFEPYDRLVDLFRRHGILLVGNLTGHPEFHDPRTPEGAAAYAAFARAAARRYAGRVDHWQIWNEPNGGYWKGTPEEYARLLTAAGRAIKEVRPEARVLGLNMAFCDVLWAERILRQVPPDAFDVVCFHPYRAMNAPEEPMDWWMLDQYVKSWHRRDLTPEYPLVRMNFLEQAEELRRVVERFGPPKPLWVTEICWNTDLHPYGVSELRSAELLVRFYLLAVASRRIEKVFWWTLKDGGPLQFDKAQMVGLRRADLSPKYSFYAYAVLTRLLEGKRWVRNDAWGPDVYAAVFTDDAREEDTLVAWTPKNYAYIRVPNTEKGLVCYDLYGTRRFVAYDPVRTRHNPFPLGQSPIYIVGPRGLRANVRPDPGW